In the Arachis ipaensis cultivar K30076 chromosome B10, Araip1.1, whole genome shotgun sequence genome, one interval contains:
- the LOC107623756 gene encoding protein HHL1, chloroplastic: protein MEVAMSLNALVRLPPSSSASRLNLHDEASASPIRHSLFTSRNTPKPPQRRSAFFVVEAKGKKGMMARQYQRPPPPPLPKLEDDGNPKFVIFIRMADLYIWYPLSIVTGGTTAKIMVAAKDNFLGKYIYKDTLDRNLAAVIYKDEKEIQKTAFKQHAVLRDATDFRYGYKLVENNNIRAALSTSDVVELPTPDKLKTVLDKVKDFFGDAKESFGKITALGSTETEESEGGTKEKSKVKG, encoded by the exons ATGGAAGTGGCGATGTCACTGAACGCGCTCGTACGGCTTCCTCCGTCGAGTTCAGCTTCAAGGCTCAACCTCCACGACGAAGCTTCAGCTTCACCAATTAGGCACTCTCTTTTTACTTCCCGAAATACCCCCAAGCCTCCTCAACGACGCAGCGCATTCTTCGTTGTTGAAGCCAAGGGTAAAAAGGGAATGATGGCTCGCCAGTATCAGCGACCCCCTCCTCCTCCCTTGCCCAAGCTCGAGGACGATGGAAACCCCAAATTCGTTATCTTCATTCGCATGGCTGAC CTGTACATATGGTACCCTCTCAGCATAGTAACGGGTGGCACCACTGCCAAAATCATGGTTGCAGCAAAGGATAATTTTCTTGGCAAGTATATATACAAAGATACACTTGATAGAAATCTTGCAGCAGTTATTTACAAA GATGAGAAGGAGATACAGAAAACTGCATTCAAGCAGCATGCTGTGCTGCGGGACGCCACTGATTTCAGATACGGCTACAAACTTGTT GAGAATAACAATATAAGAGCTGCACTTTCTACGTCGGATGTTGTTGAG CTTCCAACACCGGATAAGCTAAAAACCGTACTTGATAAAGTGAAAGACTTCTTTGGAGATGCAAAGGAGTCCTTTGGAAAGATAACGGCCTTGGGCTCTACTGAAACTGAGGAGTCTGAGGGAGGTACAAAAGAAAAGTCCAA GGTTAAAGGATGA